A single Fusarium oxysporum Fo47 chromosome IV, complete sequence DNA region contains:
- a CDS encoding CHAT domain-containing protein, with product MPLCLSLQDAYDIGRTAIDLVPGIATARSLETGDRQHLLSFARGLAASVTGAAIRLKKDPSEALAILEQGRGILGSSLDDIRTDIKELQQAFPQLAERFMRLREELEPSTGSHFSDELEEDRGLRRRNAAENFDDLLDEIRKMPGFEDFLGPLTTDQIRAAAAYGPIVVINSSWMGCEGIVIERERITSMVFKDLDDGELMERAEGFDLGTPDMLEWLWDTITGRVLEALGFTETPPNQQEWPHAWWIPTGPLSRFPLHASGRHRERSGRAVMDRVISSYSPSLRALVHGRRQRVVTAGPTEALLIDAEHTENHPHLPQARAEIKVVSKICESMAIRPVSVGQSKQDVLSCLLNCKIFHFAGHGYTNGDDPSKSHLCLSDTSDPLTVGDILKLNLHEASPFLAYLSACSTGRVQDDKFIDESIHLISAFQLAGFRHVIGTLWKVRDKHCVDVARVTYEAIREGGMTDDSVCRGLHKATRMLRDSWLESFDKKRERLVQGDEKGTRNVIPCDDEEEIIVGLVPAYWVPYVHFGV from the coding sequence ATGCCATTGTGCTTGAGCCTCCAAGATGCTTACGATATAGGGCGCACGGCCATTGACCTTGTCCCTGGTATTGCCACGGCTCGATCACTCGAAACGGGTGATAGACAACATCTACTCAGTTTTGCCAGAGGTCTTGCAGCTTCAGTGACAGGGGCTGCGATTAGGCTCAAGAAGGATCCATCGGAGGCACTGGCAATTCTCGAGCAAGGCAGGGGTATTCTGGGATCATCGCTGGACGATATACGAACAGATATAAAGGAGCTTCAGCAAGCGTTTCCTCAGTTGGCAGAGAGATTCATGCGTCTACGCGAAGAACTTGAACCTTCCACTGGTTCGCATTTCAGTGACGAGCTTGAAGAGGACCGAGGTTTACGACGGCGAAACGCTGCCGAGAACTTTGATGATCTGCTGGACGAGATACGAAAAATGCCTGGATTTGAGGATTTTCTCGGTCCTCTTACCACGGACCAGATACGTGCGGCAGCTGCTTATGGTCCTATCGTggtcatcaacagcagctgGATGGGATGCGAAGGAATAGTCATCGAGAGAGAGCGTATCACATCGATGGTTTTTAAAGATCTGGACGATGGTGAGTTGATGGAACGCGCAGAGGGATTCGACTTGGGAACCCCTGATATGCTTGAGTGGCTTTGGGATACTATCACGGGCCGCGTACTGGAGGCACTGGGTTTCACGGAGACACCACCCAATCAGCAGGAATGGCCTCATGCTTGGTGGATACCTACTGGGCCGTTGAGTAGGTTCCCACTCCATGCTTCGGGGCGACATCGAGAGCGATCTGGCAGGGCGGTGATGGACAGAGTGATCTCATCTTATAGTCCATCTCTGAGAGCCCTCGTACACGGACGCCGACAACGTGTGGTTACAGCCGGCCCCACGGAAGCTCTTCTGATAGATGCGGAGCATACAGAGAACCACCCTCATCTTCCACAGGCGCGGGCAGAGATCAAGGTGGTTAGCAAGATCTGCGAGAGTATGGCAATACGACCTGTTTCAGTTGGTCAAAGCAAGCAAGATGTGCTTTCTTGTCTACTAAACTGCAAGATATTCCACTTTGCAGGACACGGATACACCAACGGCGATGACCCGTCCAAAAGTCATCTTTGTCTGAGCGACACCAGCGATCCCTTAACAGTTGGGGATATCTTGAAGTTAAATCTGCACGAAGCGTCACCTTTTCTGGCGTATCTTTCAGCTTGTAGCACCGGGCGTGTTCAAGATGACAAGTTCATCGATGAGAGCATACATCTCATCAGTGCATTCCAATTAGCTGGGTTCAGACATGTCATTGGAACTTTATGGAAGGTAAGGGATAAGCATTGCGTTGATGTCGCGCGAGTTACGTATGAAGCTATAAGAGAAGGGGGGATGACTGATGATTCGGTGTGTCGAGGCTTGCATAAGGCTACGAGAATGCTGAGAGATAGTTGGCTTGAAAGTTTCGACAAGAAGAGGGAACGGCTAGTGCAAGGAGATGAGAAAGGAACGAGGAATGTTATTCCTtgcgatgatgaggaggagattaTAGTTGGACTGGTCCCGGCTTATTGGGTCCCTTATGTTCACTTTGGTGTTTGA
- a CDS encoding uncharacterized protein (expressed protein), whose protein sequence is MARTRLRKSTTDYFSKLSPEILRSIFSYFCPHCCNEYQWPFGAPPESKRVQDNTTLYNLCLVSRYFRPFAQEILHHSFDPYYTSWDAPNPWERRLEPFLQTIASRPDLARSVKTVFLKVRLVESLDFDQSRKVFDTCARTFGSSAQDVSDKRHDPRSSTIKRAFFRGTRPPKNMRSRDFIPTAAGQLLSILVSILPNLDHIGIEEDRRWQLDVSPVTLGVLGINSIPLKTLETDYSLPNLLPRTPELETLVTSASDWFPNMPCLRNLHIRSRNAVQATTLGHLLSACTGTLSTLSYTSFDSNIVGIVTLLDKPRFHASLETLHLDMRHYCDRGNHEMPSLKQFTRLKRLFLQTYLLYGPKYPTCCEGNCVFKSLVDILPPSIISLELSERTQTPYGRMQNDLLILAKNVAVDFPQLKEIQSNADHVCDEYPEALFKSVGVDLIHRDPTLCCWINTVCRIISTVNHAYDSDYDERGCEGGGCGMPLPGELSDEDL, encoded by the coding sequence ATGGCCAGAACTCGACTCCGAAAGTCCACAACGGACTACTTCTCAAAACTTTCTCCCGAGATTCTGCGCTCCATATTTTCATATTTTTGTCCCCACTGCTGCAACGAGTATCAGTGGCCTTTTGGGGCCCCACCGGAGTCAAAGAGAGTTCAGGATAATACAACCCTATACAACCTTTGCTTGGTCTCGCGATATTTCCGTCCCTTTGCCCAAGAGATCTTACATCATTCGTTTGATCCTTATTACACCAGTTGGGATGCCCCTAATCCGTGGGAGCGACGGCTTGAGCCATTTCTTCAGACCATCGCCTCTCGGCCGGACTTGGCTCGCTCTGTCAAAACTGTCTTTCTAAAAGTCCGCTTGGTTGAATCACTTGACTTTGATCAAAGCCGAAAAGTTTTCGATACTTGTGCACGCACCTTTGGAAGTAGTGCCCAGGATGTCTCTGACAAACGCCACGATCCTCGCTCGTCTACCATAAAACGAGCGTTTTTTCGAGGGACACGTCCACCTAAAAACATGAGGTCGCGGGACTTTATTCCCACTGCCGCAGGCCAACTTCTGTCTATTCTGGTGTCTATCCTCCCGAATCTGGATCACATTGGTATTGAGGAAGATCGTCGTTGGCAACTCGATGTGTCACCTGTTACTCTCGGTGTCCTGGGTATCAACTCTATTCCGCTCAAGACACTTGAGACCGATTATTCTCTCCCAAACTTACTTCCTCGGACACCGGAGCTTGAGACCTTGGTGACTTCGGCATCAGACTGGTTTCCGAACATGCCTTGCCTAAGGAACCTTCACATTCGATCTCGGAACGCTGTTCAAGCCACTACCTTAGGCCACCTTCTATCAGCCTGCACTGGTACCCTATCTACATTATCCTACACTTCCTTCGACTCTAACATCGTGGGCATTGTAACCCTCCTCGACAAACCTAGGTTTCACGCCAGTCTCGAGACTCTGCACCTTGACATGAGACATTACTGTGACCGAGGGAATCATGAAATGCCCAGCCTAAAGCAATTTACCCGACTCAAGAGACTGTTCCTCCAGACATACCTTCTTTATGGCCCGAAATACCCCACCTGTTGCGAGGGAAATTGCGTGTTCAAGTCTCTTGTTGACATCCTTCCGCCGAGTATCATATCTCTTGAACTTTCGGAACGCACACAGACGCCGTATGGCCGTATGCAGAACGATCTGCTCATTTTAGCTAAGAATGTGGCTGTTGATTTTCCGCAACTGAAGGAAATTCAAAGCAATGCTGATCATGTCTGCGATGAGTATCCCGAGGCTTTGTTCAAGAGCGTTGGGGTCGACCTTATACATCGGGACCCGACCCTGTGTTGCTGGATAAACACAGTTTGTAGGATCATAAGCACGGTGAATCATGCTTATGATTCTGATTATGATGAACGTGGATGTGAAGGTGGGGGTTGTGGTATGCCCTTGCCTGGTGAACTTTCAGATGAAGATTTGTGA